In Liquorilactobacillus nagelii DSM 13675, the following proteins share a genomic window:
- a CDS encoding Xaa-Pro dipeptidyl-peptidase, translated as MKNNQFARLKPNLKTKIAELKQINFLNQSSLSLTDPIQLWRELVVKAFPQAKTAAVQTTKLASLAATETETLLDFTKNHPITSTAFYNVALQLLDFIADTDFSLNNPLEFCEKTQLPCQKQITDCSSVISAWYDLLNTQNKQGQLLLDRLAGDGYFANWKQPVTRPLFFNGKAQPIFDTTKLQRETVYVETELDTDLDGKLDLVKVDLIRPAETANALKVPVLFTASPYNQGTNEADAEKLMHKMSVPLQHKQTGIEDLTSDDGAKSTTNVAPISREISDTTKSAQETFTGEFSYRLNDYFLARGFAVVYSAGIGTKDSDGLRTCGSIAETIAAKNVIEWLTGDRPAFVSRNSTQAITAWWSNGAVAMTGKSYLGTLATAVATTGVTGLKTIIAEAAISNWYDYYRDHGLVVAPGGFPGEDADVLAQECFSRKQTGGDYLKIKETAQQQLAAITIGQDRNSGNYNYFWDQRNYLKDMQHIKADVILVHGLNDWNVKLRNVYNTWQKLQALPIQKKLILHQGQHIYINNLRSLDFTDMMNLWLSHELYGLNNQAEQVLPSVLVQDNITPEKWLTTNRWQSSNQALPTLNLAPNELKVGKVSTSKAHFNDQLSPEKFEKYQHNLTSWQHDLLTNGSPLENHRLLFKTKPSNHKISLRGVPQVTLKVAVNQNCGLLSLMLVDYGVARRLQESPSVLSFRGIQLGYNWQEENAVDFKLDAQPSPWKMITKGHLNLQNRQHPWQVDELNPNTYYSLTTELQPMFYQLPAGHQLGLIIYATDFGMTVQGNQNLEYSFELENCHLNLPGCQFENAFS; from the coding sequence ATGAAAAATAATCAATTTGCACGTTTAAAACCCAATCTTAAAACCAAAATTGCTGAATTAAAACAAATTAATTTTCTTAATCAGTCATCATTAAGCTTAACTGATCCAATACAATTATGGCGAGAACTTGTTGTTAAAGCTTTCCCGCAAGCTAAAACAGCTGCCGTTCAAACGACTAAATTAGCTAGTTTAGCTGCAACTGAAACTGAAACTCTACTAGATTTCACAAAAAATCATCCCATAACCAGCACTGCTTTTTATAATGTGGCATTACAGCTGCTTGATTTTATTGCGGATACAGATTTCAGCTTAAACAACCCACTAGAATTTTGCGAAAAGACGCAATTACCTTGCCAAAAACAAATTACTGATTGTTCATCCGTTATTAGTGCTTGGTATGATTTGTTGAACACTCAAAATAAACAAGGACAACTGTTGTTAGATCGATTAGCGGGCGATGGTTATTTTGCCAACTGGAAACAGCCAGTTACTCGGCCCTTATTTTTCAATGGAAAAGCCCAACCAATCTTTGACACAACTAAATTGCAACGAGAAACAGTTTATGTTGAGACCGAACTTGATACCGATTTAGATGGAAAACTTGATTTAGTAAAAGTTGATCTAATTCGTCCAGCAGAAACTGCTAATGCTTTGAAGGTTCCGGTTTTATTTACCGCTAGTCCTTACAACCAAGGAACAAATGAAGCTGACGCTGAAAAATTAATGCACAAGATGAGTGTTCCATTGCAACATAAGCAAACCGGAATTGAGGATTTAACTAGTGATGACGGCGCAAAGTCCACCACAAATGTTGCACCTATTTCCCGGGAAATTTCTGATACCACTAAGTCTGCTCAAGAAACCTTTACTGGTGAATTTTCTTATCGGTTAAATGATTACTTTCTAGCACGTGGTTTTGCCGTCGTTTATTCTGCTGGGATTGGTACTAAAGACTCTGACGGCCTGCGGACCTGTGGCTCAATTGCTGAAACAATAGCTGCTAAAAATGTCATCGAATGGTTGACCGGAGACCGCCCAGCCTTCGTTAGCCGCAATTCAACTCAAGCAATTACTGCCTGGTGGTCAAATGGTGCTGTTGCAATGACTGGTAAATCATACTTAGGAACCTTGGCAACTGCCGTCGCTACTACTGGAGTAACTGGGTTGAAAACCATCATAGCTGAAGCAGCTATTTCTAATTGGTATGATTACTATCGTGACCATGGTCTAGTTGTTGCTCCTGGTGGTTTTCCCGGTGAAGATGCTGATGTTTTAGCGCAAGAATGCTTTAGCCGCAAGCAAACTGGTGGTGACTACCTAAAAATTAAAGAAACTGCTCAACAACAATTAGCAGCAATTACTATAGGTCAAGATCGTAACAGCGGCAATTATAACTATTTCTGGGATCAACGAAATTATCTGAAAGATATGCAACATATTAAGGCTGATGTTATCTTAGTCCACGGCTTAAATGATTGGAATGTTAAATTGCGTAATGTCTACAATACTTGGCAAAAATTACAAGCTTTACCAATTCAAAAAAAATTAATTCTGCATCAGGGTCAACATATTTATATTAACAACTTGCGTTCGCTGGATTTTACTGACATGATGAATCTTTGGCTATCTCACGAATTATATGGATTAAATAATCAAGCTGAGCAGGTTCTACCATCGGTCCTTGTTCAAGATAATATTACTCCTGAAAAATGGCTGACAACCAATCGCTGGCAATCATCAAACCAAGCACTGCCAACTTTGAATTTAGCCCCTAACGAGTTAAAAGTTGGCAAAGTTTCAACTTCCAAAGCACATTTTAATGATCAACTTTCACCAGAAAAATTTGAAAAATATCAACATAATTTAACTAGTTGGCAGCATGATTTGCTTACAAATGGTTCACCATTAGAAAACCATCGTTTGCTTTTCAAAACTAAACCTTCAAACCATAAAATCAGTTTACGTGGAGTTCCGCAAGTTACTCTCAAAGTTGCTGTTAACCAAAACTGTGGTTTATTAAGTTTGATGTTAGTCGATTATGGTGTTGCTCGGCGACTGCAAGAATCACCAAGTGTCTTAAGTTTTCGTGGGATTCAGCTTGGTTATAATTGGCAAGAAGAAAATGCAGTTGACTTCAAACTAGATGCTCAACCTAGTCCTTGGAAAATGATTACTAAAGGACATCTTAATCTGCAAAATCGGCAGCATCCATGGCAAGTTGATGAACTGAACCCCAATACCTATTATTCTTTAACAACCGAATTACAACCAATGTTTTATCAATTGCCAGCTGGACACCAACTTGGCCTGATTATTTATGCAACCGACTTTGGAATGACAGTTCAGGGAAATCAAAATCTTGAATACTCCTTTGAACTTGAAAACTGCCATTTAAATTTACCGGGTTGCCAGTTTGAGAACGCCTTTTCTTAA
- a CDS encoding proline-specific peptidase family protein, producing the protein MKQGTTIITLDNGYHLWTHTSGQGDIKLLCLHGGPGGNHEYYENFASKLADLGVQVSMYDQLGSWYSDQPDFSKQENVDKYLNLEYFVDEVEEVRQKLGLDQFYLLGQSWGGALTQEYALKYPEHLKGIIISSMTDNIEEYVVNINAIREKEFSAEDLAFMKQCEADNNYDNDRYQNLIDILNRGYVDRKQPPAISHLTETMATPVYNYFQGDNEFVVTGKLKGWDRRKDIHNISVPTLITFGEHETMPIPTAKRMAATIPHARLKTTPNGGHHHMIDNAPVYFAHLEEFLSDVENNNFND; encoded by the coding sequence ATGAAACAGGGAACAACAATTATTACATTAGATAATGGCTATCATCTATGGACTCATACCAGCGGTCAAGGTGATATCAAATTGCTTTGTTTGCATGGCGGGCCTGGTGGCAACCATGAATACTATGAAAATTTTGCTAGTAAATTAGCTGATTTAGGCGTCCAAGTGTCTATGTACGATCAATTGGGTTCATGGTATTCAGATCAACCTGACTTTTCAAAACAAGAAAATGTTGATAAATATTTAAACTTGGAATACTTTGTTGATGAAGTTGAAGAAGTGCGACAAAAGCTAGGCTTAGATCAATTTTATCTATTAGGACAATCTTGGGGTGGCGCATTAACCCAAGAATATGCTTTAAAATATCCGGAACACCTCAAGGGGATTATTATCTCCAGTATGACCGACAATATTGAAGAATATGTAGTTAATATCAATGCAATTCGTGAAAAAGAATTTTCAGCCGAAGATTTAGCGTTTATGAAACAATGCGAAGCCGATAATAACTACGATAACGATCGTTACCAAAACTTAATTGACATTTTAAACCGCGGCTATGTTGACCGCAAACAACCACCGGCAATTTCTCACTTAACCGAAACAATGGCAACTCCCGTCTACAATTATTTCCAAGGCGACAATGAATTTGTTGTAACTGGCAAATTAAAGGGCTGGGATCGCCGCAAAGATATCCACAATATCTCAGTACCAACTCTAATCACTTTTGGTGAGCATGAAACGATGCCAATTCCAACTGCCAAGCGGATGGCTGCTACCATTCCGCATGCACGTTTGAAAACCACACCAAATGGCGGGCATCATCATATGATTGATAATGCTCCAGTCTACTTTGCTCATTTAGAAGAATTCTTAAGTGATGTCGAAAATAATAATTTTAATGATTAA
- a CDS encoding MATE family efflux transporter — MQKAALLRESSSYIARNIAASLGISLYVIIDTLFIAIAAGADGLAALNIVLPVFNFISSIGLLLGIGGSTIFSINKIHARSKIATLYGQLLIFGILVGVIFSLIGNLATRPLLMLLGANQQTIGLASSYLKIVSLGACLFIANYITVNFVRNDGNPHLTMLATLAETSTVIGLDYLFVFVFNWGMNGAAWATLFSPLVSLVILTRHRKFPLRQLQLKFTWPQWHSILQATKLGFASFLTEMSTGIGILMFNLVLERIAGTYAIAAYGVIANTALVVLALFNGVSLGIQPLMAREFGNHVWKNIKMVLQEGILVCLMLAVISYIILVFFKYPIINIFNIEHQPDLIKYAAAGIPLYFISSFFSGSNLCLMMFLIAINQPRYALFLSINRGYIILLPAIYLLGLWGGLTGVWLSTVITEAMVLLLGSYFAWRFLKNPPLN, encoded by the coding sequence ATGCAAAAAGCAGCTCTTTTACGTGAAAGCAGCAGCTACATTGCCCGCAATATTGCTGCATCACTTGGAATTTCTTTGTACGTAATTATCGATACACTATTTATTGCAATTGCTGCAGGAGCTGACGGTTTAGCTGCTCTGAATATTGTGCTTCCGGTATTTAACTTTATTAGCTCGATCGGTTTGTTATTGGGAATTGGTGGCTCAACTATTTTCTCCATCAATAAGATTCATGCTCGCTCTAAAATTGCTACACTTTATGGACAATTGTTGATTTTTGGAATCCTTGTTGGAGTTATTTTCAGTTTAATCGGCAATTTAGCAACTCGGCCCTTACTAATGTTACTAGGTGCTAATCAGCAAACTATTGGTTTAGCTAGCAGCTATTTGAAAATAGTTTCCTTAGGAGCTTGCCTCTTTATCGCTAACTACATCACCGTTAATTTTGTACGAAATGATGGTAATCCTCATTTAACAATGCTGGCTACTTTAGCAGAGACTTCTACAGTGATTGGCCTAGATTATTTATTTGTCTTTGTTTTTAATTGGGGAATGAACGGGGCTGCTTGGGCAACATTATTTTCACCATTAGTCAGCTTAGTCATTTTAACACGCCACCGCAAATTTCCTTTACGCCAACTACAATTGAAATTCACTTGGCCGCAATGGCATTCAATTCTACAGGCTACCAAACTAGGTTTTGCTTCATTTTTAACGGAAATGAGTACCGGCATCGGAATATTGATGTTTAATTTGGTGCTTGAAAGGATTGCTGGAACCTATGCAATTGCAGCATACGGGGTTATTGCTAATACCGCCCTAGTTGTTTTAGCACTTTTTAATGGGGTATCCCTAGGAATCCAACCTCTAATGGCTCGCGAATTCGGTAATCATGTTTGGAAAAACATTAAAATGGTTCTGCAAGAAGGTATCTTAGTTTGTCTAATGCTAGCAGTTATCAGCTATATTATTTTGGTTTTCTTTAAATATCCGATTATTAATATCTTTAACATTGAACATCAGCCTGACTTAATTAAATATGCCGCCGCTGGGATTCCACTCTACTTTATCAGTAGCTTTTTTTCCGGCAGTAACTTATGTTTGATGATGTTTCTTATAGCTATTAATCAACCACGCTATGCTTTATTTTTGTCCATCAATCGGGGCTATATTATCTTATTACCTGCAATTTATTTATTAGGGTTATGGGGTGGCTTAACTGGGGTTTGGCTCAGCACGGTTATCACTGAAGCAATGGTTCTTTTATTGGGAAGTTATTTTGCTTGGCGTTTTTTGAAAAACCCACCATTAAATTAA
- a CDS encoding VOC family protein, which translates to MKIKRVDHLVLTVNDVARAIRFYHEVFDMPIINFKDETEPHCVRCGHQLLEFQTTSQPQQPAAATPTVSSAAFSIVTGDKLSDVCNHLESYYVPIIAGPIKKVGSEGPLTAVYIHDCDQNIIEIASYQNK; encoded by the coding sequence GTGAAAATTAAACGTGTCGACCATTTAGTTTTGACCGTAAACGATGTTGCCCGGGCAATTCGTTTTTATCATGAAGTTTTTGATATGCCTATTATTAATTTCAAAGATGAAACTGAACCACACTGTGTTCGCTGTGGTCACCAGTTATTAGAATTTCAAACTACTAGCCAACCGCAACAGCCAGCTGCTGCGACACCAACAGTTAGTAGCGCTGCTTTTTCAATCGTTACCGGTGATAAACTGAGCGATGTCTGCAATCACTTGGAAAGCTACTATGTTCCAATTATTGCTGGCCCAATTAAAAAAGTCGGTTCGGAAGGTCCATTGACCGCTGTTTATATTCATGACTGCGATCAAAATATAATTGAAATTGCAAGTTATCAAAATAAGTAA
- a CDS encoding 3-oxoacyl-ACP reductase, with amino-acid sequence MIVNYPEFNGTTIVITGAASGIGAAQTAAFLNQGAIVWALDIQENQTIQQFNRKFPDNFHFLQTDISQQAALKLAVTKIMAADSIDVLLNTAGILDAYRPTLETSEQSWDRVMNTNLKSMFLLTNGLLPRMLQQKHGVIVNMASIAGLVAGGGGAAYTAAKHGIIGYTKQLDYDYAPLGIRANCLAPGAIDTPMNQADFAGDGKMAQQVAEQTPARRWAQPTEVASATLFLASQQADFIHGTVLPVDGGWIEK; translated from the coding sequence ATGATAGTCAATTACCCGGAGTTTAATGGGACGACAATTGTTATTACTGGAGCGGCTTCTGGAATTGGAGCAGCGCAAACAGCAGCTTTTTTAAATCAAGGTGCGATTGTTTGGGCGCTTGATATTCAGGAGAACCAAACAATTCAGCAATTTAATCGAAAATTTCCTGATAATTTTCATTTTTTACAAACAGATATCAGTCAGCAAGCAGCTTTGAAGTTAGCAGTTACCAAGATTATGGCTGCAGATTCGATTGATGTTTTGCTAAATACAGCGGGCATTTTAGACGCCTATCGCCCGACATTGGAAACCAGTGAGCAATCATGGGATCGGGTAATGAATACTAATCTAAAGAGTATGTTCTTGCTGACCAACGGATTGTTGCCAAGAATGTTGCAGCAAAAGCATGGCGTAATAGTAAATATGGCTTCAATTGCCGGTTTAGTAGCTGGCGGCGGCGGTGCGGCTTATACAGCGGCTAAACATGGAATTATCGGCTATACTAAGCAATTAGACTATGACTATGCACCATTGGGAATTCGTGCTAATTGTTTGGCACCTGGAGCAATTGATACACCGATGAATCAAGCGGATTTTGCTGGAGATGGTAAAATGGCTCAACAAGTAGCTGAGCAAACACCAGCCAGACGTTGGGCGCAACCAACTGAAGTTGCGAGTGCAACGCTATTTTTGGCCAGTCAGCAAGCCGATTTTATTCATGGGACAGTTTTACCGGTTGATGGTGGTTGGATTGAAAAATAA
- a CDS encoding DUF2829 domain-containing protein gives MKFEQALPLLRQGKKLIRQSWQSGEKYIFLVDQPKHAGQAVNPYFLIKTAEIPALSMFQPTSCDLLAEDWLEVEG, from the coding sequence ATGAAATTCGAACAGGCATTGCCATTATTAAGACAAGGTAAAAAATTAATTCGGCAAAGCTGGCAAAGTGGGGAGAAATATATTTTTTTAGTTGATCAGCCAAAGCATGCCGGTCAAGCCGTTAATCCGTATTTTTTAATTAAAACAGCTGAAATACCTGCTTTGTCAATGTTTCAACCGACAAGTTGTGATTTGTTGGCGGAAGATTGGCTTGAGGTTGAAGGATGA
- a CDS encoding QueT transporter family protein: protein MQSSHQHLVSLIKASLIAALYVVLTLALAPLSYGPVQFRLSETLNNLAVFNKRYIWGLTLGCVIANLWSSLGPMDVIFGSLGTLVMTAISHYLSRLVQLKWQKLTIAVVVCTLSTWSVALELNLISHVPFWATYLSVAIGELGSMVLGAVVIGIISLKIDLTK from the coding sequence ATGCAGTCATCACATCAACATTTAGTTAGTCTGATTAAGGCTAGCTTGATTGCAGCATTATACGTTGTTTTAACTTTAGCTTTGGCGCCTTTAAGTTATGGCCCGGTTCAATTTCGCTTATCAGAGACGTTGAATAATTTAGCCGTGTTTAATAAACGGTACATCTGGGGCCTGACACTTGGTTGTGTAATTGCAAACCTTTGGTCAAGTTTAGGACCGATGGATGTAATTTTTGGTTCATTAGGTACGCTAGTGATGACCGCTATCAGCCATTATTTGAGTCGCTTAGTCCAGCTTAAGTGGCAAAAATTAACGATTGCCGTTGTTGTTTGTACCTTATCAACTTGGAGTGTGGCACTGGAGCTTAATTTAATTAGTCATGTGCCTTTTTGGGCGACTTATCTTAGTGTCGCAATTGGTGAGTTAGGCTCAATGGTTTTAGGCGCAGTTGTTATTGGAATTATTAGTTTGAAAATTGATTTAACAAAGTAG
- a CDS encoding aldo/keto reductase: MYLAATDRYEQLPIRQVGKTGLRLPAVSLGLWHNFDSASPYYQRKQLLLAALDRGVFSFDCADRYGSPEVGSAEKLLGEVLQHEFKPYRDELVITTKTGFRTYPGPYGYSLSRKSILQAIDHSLERLKTDYVDIYYAHRFDPTVDLFETAQALDQVVRSGKALYIGVSNFDAQQTAKIAAMFRDLKTPFVVNQVSYNMLNQSVEQDDLLDKMQQLGAGLVAYGPLAEGLLSDRYLSGIPADFAIHRTSNHVFDQGKAVVTTKLQALNKLAQKREQSLSQMALAWLLRNQVVSSVIIGTTSIEHLDENLQALEHADFTATELEQIQKILN; this comes from the coding sequence ATGTATCTTGCAGCAACAGATCGATATGAACAGTTACCAATTCGTCAAGTGGGGAAAACCGGGCTTAGATTGCCAGCTGTTTCACTTGGATTATGGCATAATTTTGATAGTGCAAGTCCCTATTACCAGCGAAAACAGCTACTATTAGCAGCTCTTGATCGGGGAGTCTTTAGTTTCGACTGTGCCGATCGTTATGGTTCACCTGAAGTAGGTTCAGCAGAAAAACTTCTGGGAGAGGTTTTGCAGCATGAATTTAAACCTTATCGAGATGAGTTGGTTATTACAACTAAGACAGGTTTCCGAACCTATCCGGGACCATATGGTTATTCTTTATCACGTAAGTCAATTTTACAGGCAATTGACCATAGCTTGGAACGGTTAAAGACGGACTATGTTGACATTTATTATGCTCATCGCTTTGATCCAACCGTTGACTTATTTGAAACTGCCCAAGCTTTAGATCAAGTTGTTCGCTCAGGTAAGGCATTATATATTGGTGTTTCAAATTTTGATGCGCAGCAGACAGCTAAAATTGCTGCCATGTTCCGTGATTTAAAAACACCGTTTGTAGTTAATCAGGTTTCATATAATATGTTGAACCAATCAGTTGAACAAGATGATTTGTTGGATAAAATGCAGCAATTGGGGGCAGGTTTAGTAGCTTATGGTCCATTAGCGGAGGGCTTGTTATCAGATCGTTACTTAAGTGGAATTCCGGCTGATTTTGCAATCCATCGGACCAGTAATCATGTTTTTGATCAAGGGAAAGCAGTAGTTACTACTAAACTGCAGGCTTTAAACAAATTGGCTCAGAAACGGGAACAAAGTTTGTCACAAATGGCATTAGCCTGGCTTTTACGAAATCAAGTTGTTAGCAGTGTAATTATTGGCACTACCAGCATTGAACATTTGGATGAAAATTTACAGGCTCTTGAGCATGCAGACTTTACGGCTACGGAGCTAGAGCAGATTCAAAAGATCCTTAATTAA
- a CDS encoding Cof-type HAD-IIB family hydrolase, producing MKGLDKVMAYKMVVCDLDETLLNDQKQIPAANVAAIKAAVAQGIYFVPNTGRSYLTVQDNLQTLGLEQHKNEYVISYNGGAIVENFHNQILQTRAMPFSVVENLFELGAAKGYCIHVYTVNQLYIWNISANEIDYLTGRVNSWHESNEPNLDFLRGQELIKIIFFVPQEADRLALRQQVAATYDYPLNISFSSDRYIEFNSVEADKGQAAIALGRRLEIKPAEIIAIGDNSNDLPMIRQVGLGVSVANGRQFVKEVADYITTTNNNQGAVAEVLQKFVL from the coding sequence ATGAAAGGATTAGATAAAGTTATGGCTTATAAAATGGTAGTTTGTGATTTGGATGAGACCTTGTTAAATGATCAAAAGCAGATTCCAGCTGCAAACGTTGCAGCAATTAAAGCAGCAGTCGCTCAAGGAATTTACTTTGTACCTAATACAGGTCGTAGTTATCTAACAGTCCAAGATAACTTGCAAACTCTTGGATTAGAGCAACACAAGAATGAATATGTAATTTCTTATAATGGGGGAGCAATTGTCGAAAATTTCCATAATCAAATTCTGCAAACTCGTGCAATGCCATTTTCGGTAGTTGAAAACTTATTTGAATTGGGAGCTGCTAAGGGATATTGCATTCATGTTTATACAGTTAATCAATTATATATTTGGAATATTTCTGCAAACGAAATTGATTATTTGACTGGCCGGGTAAATTCTTGGCATGAGTCAAATGAACCCAATTTGGATTTTTTACGCGGACAGGAATTGATTAAAATTATTTTTTTTGTACCACAAGAAGCTGATCGTTTAGCTTTAAGACAACAAGTTGCAGCAACTTACGATTACCCTTTGAATATCTCCTTTTCATCTGATCGTTATATTGAATTTAATTCGGTTGAAGCTGATAAAGGGCAAGCGGCTATTGCTTTGGGCAGACGTTTAGAAATAAAACCCGCTGAAATTATTGCAATTGGCGACAACAGTAATGATCTTCCAATGATTCGCCAAGTGGGACTGGGAGTTAGTGTAGCAAATGGTCGGCAATTTGTTAAGGAGGTGGCAGATTATATTACTACCACTAATAACAATCAGGGGGCAGTTGCGGAAGTTTTACAAAAATTTGTTCTGTAA
- a CDS encoding TerC family protein yields MEVITKLYGPFFDLENWKTVVESGSDWMIILSLVLIECLLSVDNAIVLAAQTQVLPTKKEQEKSLFYGLWGAYVFRLLIIGLGTYLINFWEIKVLGAGYLLYLSISHFYHRLNPQKPKDSKQAKAKKRWIPLFWSVVISIEMMDIVFSIDSVLASLAISTNPVIVLIGGMIGILCMRGIAEIIMRLMKLIPELEVMAYALIGLIAVKLFLSIPMIDIEIPAAAFAAIVFGAIIVTVVINRIRH; encoded by the coding sequence TTGGAAGTTATTACAAAGTTATATGGGCCATTTTTTGATTTGGAAAACTGGAAAACAGTAGTTGAATCTGGTTCAGATTGGATGATTATTTTATCACTAGTACTGATCGAATGTTTGCTGTCCGTTGATAATGCAATTGTATTAGCAGCGCAAACTCAGGTTTTGCCGACAAAAAAGGAACAGGAAAAGTCACTTTTTTATGGGTTATGGGGTGCTTATGTTTTTCGCTTGCTAATTATTGGGTTGGGGACCTACCTGATTAATTTTTGGGAAATAAAAGTTTTAGGTGCTGGCTACTTATTATATTTATCAATTAGTCACTTTTATCATCGATTAAATCCGCAAAAACCCAAGGATAGTAAACAAGCTAAGGCAAAGAAACGTTGGATTCCACTTTTTTGGTCAGTCGTAATTTCGATCGAGATGATGGATATTGTTTTTTCAATTGACTCAGTACTTGCTTCACTTGCAATTTCAACTAATCCAGTGATTGTTTTAATTGGTGGAATGATTGGAATCTTATGCATGAGAGGAATTGCTGAAATAATCATGCGCTTAATGAAGCTAATTCCAGAATTAGAGGTTATGGCCTATGCCTTAATTGGGTTAATTGCAGTGAAATTGTTCTTATCCATTCCAATGATTGATATTGAGATTCCAGCGGCAGCATTTGCTGCGATTGTTTTTGGAGCAATTATTGTTACGGTGGTAATTAACCGCATACGACATTAA
- a CDS encoding helix-turn-helix domain-containing protein: protein MFPDRLKALRKGRNLTLNQLAEELNQLPSVIKDKSNTGPQIGSWERGINTPSYLEVLKLASFFGVSMDFLVGRSYQELDLADVFAMNTQLTLEGQQLTFSERQAVYGLIKSYLRGRHPQKATTLSSEQSELTLPLDH, encoded by the coding sequence ATGTTTCCAGATAGATTAAAAGCTTTGCGCAAGGGACGTAACTTGACATTGAACCAGTTAGCTGAGGAGTTGAATCAACTTCCGAGTGTGATCAAAGATAAGTCAAATACTGGACCACAGATTGGTAGTTGGGAACGGGGAATTAATACTCCATCTTATCTTGAAGTTTTGAAACTAGCTAGCTTTTTTGGAGTTTCAATGGATTTTCTAGTAGGCCGCAGCTATCAAGAATTGGATTTAGCTGATGTCTTTGCGATGAATACGCAGCTAACTTTAGAAGGGCAACAGCTAACTTTTTCCGAAAGACAAGCAGTTTATGGCTTAATAAAAAGTTATTTACGTGGTCGTCACCCGCAAAAAGCAACGACTTTATCTAGTGAGCAGAGTGAGTTAACTTTGCCACTTGACCATTAG